The Syntrophus gentianae genome contains the following window.
CCTGGAACAAAAGCCGGACCGCGAAGGAACTAGGGATTCATAAAAGCACGCTTTTCCGAAAGCTTAAGGCCCTGGGAATTTGTTCACCCGGAAGGGTTCAGGAAAAGGACTGACGGCAGAAAAGTGCGCCTCCGCTCGTATTGTGGATGAGAAGGCCCCATCATCTGGCACGGCGACGATTTGAAAACTCAATCCCCCAGCGGAGTAAAGCCAATACACCGAGGAAGGCCAGAGACAGTGAACTCCAGACCAGAGCCTCGAAGGCCAGCAGATAATGCTGGGCCGGATCAAGAGCAATCCGCATCAGAATGCCCCCCACAAGAAGCAGGGGAATCAGTGCCGCCAGTCTCCATTTTCCTTTCCAGCGGCGAAGGGCAAAGATCTCTGCGATCAGAAAACCCAAAAAAAGTGTAAAAACAAGATCCATTAGCATGGCAAATCTTCTTTCTTATCCTATGCCTGTCAGGCATCATGGATGAGCACCGAACAGCCATCCGAAAGAGCTTTTGGAATTCAACCTTTGTCGTCTTTGAGAAACAACTGGTGATATTCGGGCTCCGTCAGATATTTCTTCAGCATTTTACTCGCTGTATCAAAGACTTCTGCTAAATCCTCATCAGTCATCCGCTTCAGAATCGTATTCATCAGAGAGTCATCGGAAAATTTCTGCAGATACAGGTGCACCGTATGCTCATCAGTCTGCCTGTCCAGACCATATCCTACGAAACCATCATAGGTTTCCACAAACTCATGGGAGTGCTTTGCCATCAAGATATCCTCATTGTTTTTTGGGGAGCAATAAATCAAATTCGGTGAAAGATATCAATCCTCAAATGGGCGAAAGAGGAGCGATACGATCCTTTGCCTCCCCTTTTGGGGAAAAGCGCAGCAGTAACCGACGGGAAGCAGTTGCAACAATGCAATATATTCTTAAGAATGATGTTGCGTTATTGCAACTAATTGTCCTGCCCATCCTTTCTTAGAACATGGTAAATGCCTATATATATTAGAAATTTGTCTTTTTCAAAGGAGGTTTGATCCAACTGGCATGCTTCCTGATATTTATGACGACCGGGGAGTGAAAAATATGAAATCAGCCCTTCCGGTTTGCGGGCAGGATATTGCCCTCGTTTTTGATGATGCAGATTTCCTGCTTCTTATCGAGGCCGGGGAAACGGGATCTCTCAGAGAGGAACGGTTGCGTTGCTCTGGAAATTCGATGATTGACCGGGCAAACCAGCTGAGATCTCTGGATGTGGATCTCCTGATCTGCGGCGCTATTTCCTGTCCTTTGCAAAGAATGATCGAGGCGCAGGGAATCGACGTCATTCCCTTTGTGCGCGGAAAGGCGACGGAGGTTTTTGATGCCTATTGCAGGAACCGTCTTGAGGACCAACGCTTCTTGATGCCGGGAAGGCGCACTCTCTCGAATGGGCGTCTCTGCCGCGGACAGCAGAAGCGACGGCGTGCCAGGGGAGATGAAAAGGCATAGAAATTAAAGAGAAATTATACATTTCAAGAATATTTGTAAAGGAACAATCCGAACATTGAAAATTGCTGTAGCGGGCGGAAGGGGGGGGACAGGGAAAACCACCTTGGCAATCAATTTTGCACAGGCTTTGGCAAAGGGCGGGCATGAAGTGACCCTGCTGGACTGCGATGTGGAAGAACCCAATATCCGCCTTTTTCTTCCTTCGGAAATTGAATCTGTTTCGTCTGTGGAAATTTCATTTCCTGATGTGACACGGGAAAAGTGCACAGGATGCCGGGTTTGCGCAGAAGTCTGCGAGTATCAAGCCATAGCTGTCCTTGGGAACAAAGTCTTCATTTTTCCTGAACTTTGTCAAGCCTGCGGAGCCTGCGCCTGGTTCTGTCCGCAAAAGGCGATTCGGGAGATCCCACGGGAGATCGGCAAGATCCAGATGGGAAGAAAAGGGCGTATTCGCCTCATCGGGGGGCGGCTCAATGAAGGAGAGGTCCTATCGCCGGTGATCATCAAGCGGGTCAAGGAACGTGGCCTTGACGGAAGCATTGCCGTCATCGATGCTCCTTCAGGCGCCTCATGGCCCGTTATGGCCGCAGTTCGCGATACGGATGGGGTTCTGCTGGTTACGGAGCCCACTCCCTTTGGTCTTCATGACTTGAAGCCTGCAGTAGAAATGTTACGACGACTGGAACTTCCTTGCGCTGTGGCCATTAATCGTAGCACTCTGGGGGAAAAGGATCTGTGGCGTTATTGCTTAAGCGAACAGCTTCCCATTGTTCTTGAAATTCCCGACGACCGGCGGATTGCTGAGGCGTGTTCGCAGGGCAAAACGCTTTTGGAAGCATTCCCCGAATACCGGGAGATTTTCCTTCAGGGATGGCAGAACTTGCAGGAAACTTTCGGAGTATCTTAGGCCAATGCAGTGCTTTAAATTATTAGTATTTCCGCTTTTGGAATCTGCGCCGGGAAATCATTTCCGATCTCGGCGCTCTTTTGCACAGGAATCAAAGGGTTTTAATAAATGGTAGCCAAGTGAAGGAAATGGCGGTCGTCAGCGGGAGAGGCGGAGCAGGAAAAACCAGTATCGTGGCGAGTTTTGCCCTTCTTGCAAAGAGAAAAGTACTGGTTGATTGCGATGTGGAGGCTGCGAATCTCCATCTGATCCTGACTCCAACGGTCGAGCATGAGGAAGATTTTTGTGCAGGCGGCAAGGCCAGGATTCGACCTGAGCGATGCACCGCCTGCGGTTTCTGTATGCGCCTATGCCGCTTCGGAGCTATTTTTTTCAAAGAAGAGATGGGCAAAACCCCTGGAATGGCGAAACCCGTCATTCGTCGTCTTCTGTGCAACGGATGCAAACTCTGTGTGCGGATTTGTCCTGAAGAGGCCATAGATTTCGAACCTCACGTGGAGAGTCGGATGCTTGTGTCTAAAACGGATTACGGCCCCATGGTTCATGCCAGACTCGGCATGGACCTGAAAAATGCCGGACAGCTGGTGGCGGCCGTCCGAAAAAAGGCACGGAGCGTCGCCGCAGAAAAAGGGCTGGATCAGGTAATCATTGACGGATCGTCGGGCTTCGGCCTTGCAGTCAGTCAGTCCATTACGGGAACGGATCTTGTCCTGGCCGTTTTTGAACCAAACGTGTCGGGCGAACAGGATTTTCTGCGACTGGCGGAGTTGACAGCTCATTTCCGGATTCCGCTAATGGTTTGTGTCAACAAGTGGGACTTGAATAAGGAGATGACGGAAAAGATTGAGGATTTAACGATAGAAAGGAATGCCCGGCCATTGGGGCGGGTGCGTTATGACCGGAATGTCGCCAACGCCATGATCGCTGGGAAAAGTGTTGTGGAATTTGCCAGGGGTGGGGCGGCGGACGATATCAGGAAACTATGGGAGAAGATTTCTGAAAGTTGACCAATATGACGGCAAAGGCGCCTTCCCGGTCAAAGATAAAACATCAGATCCTATCGACCTATATAAGATAAGCAATTAAAGGAAAAGGAGAAAAGCGTTATGGGTTCATGTGATTCATGCAATTCAGGTAATTCAGGTAATTCACCGGAGTGTGGAGGTTGCTCAACGGAGGGCGGCCAGACGGATATTTCTAAGGCGAATCTCAGCGATGACGAGAAGGTGAAAATAAACATGCAGCGTATCGCCCACAAAATCCTGGTTCTTTCGGGAAAGGGGGGTGTCGGCAAGAGTACCGTTGCGGTCAATCTGGCGACCGCCCTGGCCCTCCAGGGAAGGCGCGTGGGGCTTCTGGATGTGGATTTTCACGGGCCAAGCATCCCCACACTCCTTCATCTGGAGGGAAAAAGGCCGGAGGCAACGGAGAATGGGCTGCTTCCCATTACGATTGAAGGCGGCATGAAGGTAATGTCCATTGGGTTTCTTCTGCAACGGCCGGATGACGCCGTGATCTGGCGGGGACCGCTGAAGATTGGTGCAATCAAACAACTGCTGGGCGATGTGGCCTGGGGAGATTTGGACTATCTCGTCATCGATTTCCCGCCGGGGACGGGAGACGAACCGCTCACCGTGGCCCAGACGATTCCTGAGGCGGACGGCGCCGTAGTGGTGACGACGCCCCAGGACGTATCAACCATTGATGTCAGCAAATCCGTGACGTTCTGCCGGCAATTGAACATCCCCGTTCTGGGCGTGGTTGAAAACATGAGTGGCCTGATCTGTCCGCACTGCTCGAAGCTTATCGACCTGTTCAAACAGGGGGGCGGCGAGGAAATGGCCAAACGGATGGGCGTGCCCTTTCTGGGCCGAATCCCTCTTGATCCCCAGATTGTGCAATCGTCGGATGAGGGACGGCCCTTCGTCTATCACCATTCGAATACGGAAGCCGCGGCTGCCTTCCAAGGGATTGTCGAACCGCTGCTCGATCTCCGGTGAGCTGCGAACCAAGAGATGTATCTTCGATGAAATCAGTCGGAGTGGAAACTTCATGGAGCCGGTATGCAAATTCGCATCGTAGCGACAGGTTCAACACCTCAGGAAAGGAGGGAAGGGCGGTGGGGTCTTTCTCTCCTTCTTGGAGAATCGGTGCTCCTGGACACCTTCGGTATGGCGGACCTGTTCTGGGATAATCTCTGCAAAGTGCGAGGAGATGTCTCCCGGATCAGGCATGTCGTTCTTTCCCACGAGCACTGGGATCATATAGAGGGCCTGGAAAAGCTTGCGGAAAAGAATTCAACGGTAACCGTTTACATCTGCCCTCACACGGAAGCTTCAGTAAAGGCTTGGATCAGGGGATTCGGAATGCCGGTTGTTGAAGTAGACGATTGGCTTGAAATTGAAAAGGGCGTTTTCATATCGGGTGAAATTGCCGGAACCTGGAGTGGAAATCCTCTGTGGGAACAGATTGTGGTGATTCAAGAGCAGCCGTGGCTTTCCGTTCTGACTGGATGCGCTCACCCGGGGCTCTTTCCTATTCTTCAGCGTGTGCAAAACCGGTTTGCCGATCCAATCACCCTGCTGATGGGCGGTTTCCATCTGATGAACAGTACGGAAGAAGGGATTGCGGCAGCTGTCACTGCTCTTCGAATGTTCGGTGTTCAACGGATTGCACCAACACACTGTACGGGAGAGCCCGCGGTCTCCATTCTCCGGGAAACCTTCGGCAATCGTTTTGTTCCGGTGGAGGAGGGCGGCCTGATCAATAGCCGTGAAAAGATACAGGAATGATCTTCATGTCGAAAACAGGCAAAGCGAAAGGTGAAGATGACTCATGTTGAAAATTTTTTACGGATAGACGAATAACGAATAAAAATTGACTTCCGGAGTCTTTGATTCCGGAAGTTCCGTATAGAGGACACAGGAAAAAATGTTTTTACCGAATAAAATTTTCTTTACAAAGGGCGTTGGAAATCATCGGGCGGAGCTGCACTCTTTTGAACTGGCCCTCCGGGATGCGGGAATTGAAAAATGCAATCTGGTACAGGTATCCAGTATCATGCCGCCCGGCTGCCGGATCATCTCGCGGGCTGAAGGCCTGCGGTTACTGAAGCCCGGGTCGATTACCTATTGCGTCATGAGTCGATGCGCCAGCAACGAGCCCAGAAGGCTGCTGGCTGCATCGGTCGGTTGTGCCATTCCAGCGGATAAAACCACTTATGGCTACATCAGTGAACACCATGCCTTCGGGCAGACGGAGAAGCAGGCCGGCGAATATGCCGAAGATCTGGCGGCAGCCATGCTGGCGTCCACGCTGGGCATCGACTTTAATATCGAGGAAAGCTGGGATGAAAAAAAAGAAATTTTCAAAATCAGCGGAAAGATCGTTGGTACGAGAAACGTCACTCAGTCCAGCATTGTAAAAAGTACGGATTATACAACCGTCCTGGCGGCTGCCGTTTTTGTTTTTTCCTGAAATTCAAATGTAATGCGATCCGCTGCAACCTGTGCGGAGCATCGATTAAAAAAAGGAGTGACCAGATTACGCTGATGACGATCTTCAGTATGATTGGCGTTGCTTTGGCTATGACGCTGGTGGCTCTTCTCTGGTTCGGCCTGCACTATTGTCTGAATTCTCTTATGAAGGACCCGGATGGTATTGCCAAAGTAACAGGTTCGTGCGGCGATACCATGGAGATTGCCCTGAAATTCAATGGCCCACGGGTGGAAGATGTCCATTGCTGGACCGATGGTTGCGCGATCAGCAAAATGTGCGTGGAGACAGTGGGAATGCTTGCCCGCGGCAAGAACGTGGCAGAGCTCGAAAAAATCGATACATCGGCCATTCTGGAACGGGTGGGGAATCTTCCCGATACGCATATGCATTGTGCTGTTCTCGCTGAAACGACATTGCATAAGGCAGTTTCCGTTTATAAACTCAAGAATCCAGTTATTGCGTCTTGTGAAACAGGATGCCGCAAGGAGTATGCTCTGGATAACGGTTTACACCATGAGGTCGGCGCATCCCCGGCAGAAAAATTGAATTATGTCGTGTACCTTTTTCCTTCCTCGAACTATGTGATGAAGGCTGAAAGAATCCTCAAAGAATTTGGAATTGACCATAAGATTATTCCCGTCCCCCGTCATCTCAGCTCCAACTGCGGTGTTTGCCTCCGGATTCCACAGGATCAGCAGCAAAGGGTCAGCGAAACGCTGAGGGAAAAGGTATCCTGGGAACAAATGGCCGTTCTCTGAAAAGAAAATAATCCAGACAGAACGCATCGCCATGAAGGATTATCCATTTACTTTTGCAGACGAAGCCTTGAAAAAGTATTCTTCATGGGTTAGTGATGTTTGTCCTGGAAACGGAAGAAAGAAAAATTTCTGATGTCTTTAACCGCTGGGACATCAATCTTTGAAGAAAAGGGAATAGCTGGAAAGATGTGGGAATATACGGATAAGGTCATGGAACATTTTTGGAACCCCCGCAATGTTGGGGAAGTTGAAAATCCCGACGGTCTGGGAGAAGTCGGTTCCATTGCCTGTGGTGATGCACTGCGCCTTACCTTTAAAGTGGACGAAAACAAGAGGATCACGGAAGCGAAATTCAAAAGCTTCGGCTGTGCCAGCGCTATTGCGGCGGCGTCGGCCTTGACGGAAATGCTCAAAGGCCTTACGGTAGAAGACGCTGAAAAGATTACAAATCAGGACATTGCGGCTTCCCTTGGGGGGCTTCCTAAGCAAAAGATGCACTGTTCCGTTCTCGGAGAACAGGTTCTTGAAAAGGCCATTGCCTATTATCGGGGGAACCCGGCAGATAACAAAGAAGAGATGATCTGTGAATGTTTCGGCGTGACGGAGCTGGAAATACAAAAGGCTTTGAAGGAGAACAACCTGACGACCGTGGAAGAGGTGACAAACTATACGAAAGCGGGAGGCGGTTGTGGAAGCTGTCACGAAAGGATTCAGGGGATTATCGATTGGGTTCGATCCGCAGCACGCAAGCCCCGCGAACCGAAATTAATAACGATCCGGAACATCCTCATGGTCGAGAAGAGCGGGAAAGAAAATATTGAAAAAAATCAGGCAGGCACATTGCCTGGTTGAGCGAAGAAATTGCTGGTTAAAAAAAGCGGATCTGATGAGTTCATTTCCCCTCAAGGGGGCGGTAACGCCCCCTTGAGGCATGGCAGAACCCGAAGAAATCAGTCCAGCAGTCCTTGAATCTGCTTCAGTGTTCTAATTAATATTTCAGCTTCCTTCATGCCGGGTTGTCTCGGCAGTTGCGTCATGATGCCGAGCCCCTCGCTGGCCTCATGGAATTCTTCAGGGGATAAACTGCTTACAACAGCACAATTGATCATGGGATTGATTCTGAGCAGCCTTTTCGATAACTCGAGGGCCGTCATGTCTCCCAGGTCTTCATCGGCAACAACGAGATCAACCGTCTTGCTTGAAAGCCTTGTCAGAGCTTCTTCACCGGAGGTCGACATCTCCAGTTCAATATCGTCTTTTCCGCTTAACGACGAGGACAGGCCTCTTAACGAGTCTTTACTGTGGCTCACCAATAGCAATTTAAGCATCGCATTCCTCAAATCAGCACGTATCAACAATGAAAAACACAGGGTACATGGCAATAGGGGAAACCTATTGCCATGTACCCTTCGCCCGATTCTTCTTGAGCAAGTTCATTCTTACCAATGACCTTCCACATTTTCCTTGTCTGCAAATTTCAGCTTTCCGTCAAGGAAGGATTGAACCGCCTCTCTGACCGTGCCGGAGGCGTCGCTGGCTACTTTTATCCCGGCGGCATTTAATGTCTTAAAGGCATTTGGACCGCAAAAGCCGGTGAGCAGGACCTCGGCGCCTTTATTGTGGATACTGGCCGCGGCCTGTATTCCAGCCCCTTTAAGAGAATTTACATTCTCCTGGTTGTCAAGAACTTCAATAATCAACGTTTCCGAATCCACGATCAGAATGTAGGCGGCCCTGCCGAAGCGGGGGTCTACCGGTGAATCCAGTTCCCTGCCCTGTGATGTAACGGCAATTTTCATCTTGGATCTCCTTTCGCTTAACGTCCACCACCGCCGCAGACCTGGTCATCCGCTATCCTGGGCAGTATTCCGGCGATAAGGTCTTCAACAACGGGTCTTATCTCAGGTCGTGTCACGTCGTAGTAGACATTGATCCCGACCTGCCGGAAACCCATCAGGGGCCTCATGCCAATGCCGCCGACAACCAGCGCATTCACGTTATGCTGGGCGAGGAGATTTACAGGAACCATGCATCCACCCTGGATATGGCTCTGATTGGGAATCGTGGTTACTTTCTCAATCTCGCCATTCTTGACATCCACCAAGGTAAACACATCACAATGGCCGAAGTGACCTGACCTGTGCCCATCCAGCCCCCCGGCTTCCATTGATGGGATCGCTATTCTTCCTTCTTTCATTTTTTATTTCCTCCTTGATATGATAATATTTTTAAATGTTTGAAATTAATCAAAAATCAGAATTCATTGACTGCCGAGTTTCCAGTCCAAGTGTGAAATGAAAACCAGAAAAAACTTGCCCTGTCACGACTGATGAATTCCAAGTCTTTCCGTAACTTTTTCCCATATTTGTCTGACTCGGTCAGCGGTTTGTGATCGGGGATCATATTCAAACAGGGTCTGCCCCTGAACCATGGCCTTTGTAAAAACAGGGTCAAAGGGTATCCCTTCGAGAACTTCCATATTTCCTGCGCGTGCCGTATCTTCTATTGCCTTGGTCTCATCCCGGTTCAGATCAAATTTGTTGACGCAGACCATGGCGGGCACCTTGAACTGTTCAGCCAGTTCCGCGACCCTGATCATATCGTGCTTTCCCGATAAGGTAGGTTCCACGACGATGAGAACGGCGGTGGCTGTTCCGATGGAAGCAATGACCGGACACCCAACCCCGGGAGGGCCATCCGTCAATATCAGTTCAAGCTTCTTTTCTTCAGCCAGCTTTGTCGCCTGCTGTCTTACAACCGTAACAAGCCTTCCGGAATTCTCCTCCGCGATTCCCAGCCTGGCGTGAACCATGGGGCCGAAACGTGTTTCGGAGATAAACCATTCTCCGCAGGTATTGATTGGGAAATCGATGGCCTTTTCCGGGCAGAAATACACGCACACACCGCAACCCTCACAATCGATGGGTGCTACATTGAACCCTTCATCGATGGCGCTCCAGTTGCACAGATCTCGACAAAGACCGCATTCCGAGCATTTCTCGTGATTTATGATCGCCTTATGGCCCCCCTGAAAGTCATACCTCTCAACAATCTTCGGCGCTGTGAGCAGATGGAGGTCTGCTGCATCCACATCGGCATCGCAAAGGACCATGCCTTTTGCGAGAGCTGCAAAGGCCGCGGTCAGGCTTGTCTTTCCCGTTCCACCTTTTCCACTTATTACGACCAATTCTTTCATGAAAAGTTTCCCCGTTTCACAATTGCTTCAATACGTTGATATAGTTCGAGAAATTTTTCCTTCCACCCGGGTATACTCTCAACCAGAAGTTCGCCGCGGGAATATGCCTCGGCAATGTCCCGTTGGAAGGGGATTTCCATTAAAATCGGGAGAGACTCCTCCCTGGCGTATTCCTTCACCTTCTCATCGCCCATATCGCAGCGGTTAATTACCAAACCGCAGGGGATTCCGAGAATCCTGACTGCCCCTAAAGCCAGACTCAGATCATGAAGTCCAAAGGGGGTCGGCTCCGTGACGAGGAGGACAAAATCCGTTCCTTTCATGGCTGTGATCACGGGACAGGAAGTGCCAGGCGGCGCATCGATAATGGTCAGTCCATCCCTGTCTGCCTGGGAGCGGACTTTTCTGATCAGCGGAGGAGACATGGCTTCACCGATTTTTAAATGACCGTCGAGAAATTCCAGTTCTTTCCGCTGTCCTTTCCGGATCGTTCCCAATTCACGCTCCTTCCATCGGATGGCATTTTCTGGACAGACCCGCATGCACCCTCCGCAGCTATGACAGAGATGTTCAAAGGTCAGAACCGTCTTGCCCAGAACAGCGATTGCCCTGAACTGGCAGATTTCCGCACATTTCCCACAGCCGCTGCATTTTTCTTCATCAATCTCAGGGACGGGCGTCGTAACGGTGCGGGTGTATTCAAGGACCGGGTTGAGAAACAGATGTGCATTGGGCTCCTCCACGTCACAATCAAGGAGACGGACTTTCCCGCTTACGGAAACAGCCAGATTTGTCGCTACCGTCGTTTTCCCCGTTCCACCCTTGCCGCTTGCCACGCTGATAATCATTCTCGATCTCCAGACAATTTTTTTAACTGTACATCCAACAGATGGTTGGACGGTCATTTCCTCTCTACGATGAATCTCTGCTCGATGTAATGCTTTAGAAAGGATGCAGATGACATCCTTCCATAGGGCATTTAGTATGCCGTCATGGAGATTGGCAGCGGTTATTCGCGTATCTTGTTGTATTATTTGGTAGATTTCAGATAAAAATATCTCGGCGGGAGGATGAAAAACGTCTGTAGTTTTGCAATAATGCAATTAGACTATTGCGTATGTGCAATAATGCAAAGCTATTTGATGGATTTCATCTCAAAGGGTAGGAGCAGGGGGCATGAATCATTTATAACGTCCATCCTGTTTAGGCAGTTCGATATTCAGTCGCTTGATTTTTCGCCAGAGAGTCGCAGGGTGCATCCCCAGCCGGGCCGCCGTGCGTTTCCTGTTCCAATTATTTTCAGCCAGAGCGTTATAGATAAAATCCTTTTCCTGCCCCTTCAGGGAAATCTGTTTCGGGGAAAGGGCATCATGATTTTCGTTGCCTGAACCTCGGGCCAGGGAATCGGGGAGATGTTTGCTGTCTATAAGGCCGTTTTTGCAGACGACCATCGCATATTCGATAATATTTTCCAACTCGCGGATATTGCCGGGATAATCATGTGACATGAGGATCGCCATCGCCTCAGGTTGAATGCCCTGAATGTCCTTTCCCTTGTGACGATTGAATTTGCTGATAAAATATTCCGCCAGGAGTGGAATATCCTCCTTTCGATCCCTTAAGGGTGGAAGAAATAATTTTACCACATTGATCCTGTAATAGAAGTCTGTCCGGAAAGCCCCTTCTTTGACAAGCTTTTCCAAATCCTTGTTCGTTGCTGCAATAATCCGCACGTCAACCTTTTCCGATTTCGTTCCTCCCAGAGGCTCAAAAACCTTTTCCTGGAGGACGCGGAGGAGGCGAACCTGCATGGCCGGAGATATGTCTCCGATCTCGTCCAGAAACAAAGTGCCGCCATGGGCGAGGGTGATACGTCCGGGTTTGTCTTTTTTTGCATCCGTAAAGGCCCCGGCCTTGTAGCCGAACAGTTCCGATTCAAGGAGATTGTCCGGCACCGCCCCGCAGTTGATGGTGATCATGGGGCCATCCTTTCTTGAACTTACGGAATGAATGGCCTTTGCAAACAGCTCCTTTCCTGTTCCGCTCTCGCCTGAAAGGATAACCGTGGCATCGCTATCGGACAGCTGTTCCACAATGTGGAAGAGACGATGCATCTCTTTGTTTTTGCTGATGATGTCATGAAAGGACTGGCGGTTGTAAAGTTCCTTGCGCAGATCCTCCACCAGGCTGAGATCCCGGAACGTCTCAACCCCACCGACAACTTGCTGTTTTTTATTTTTGAGGAGGGCCGTGGAGATACTGATGGGAACGCGTTCCCCTTTTGCATTTTCGATAAAGATGGATTGATTGACAACGGGTTGACCGGTATCGACGGTATGCCTGAGAGAACAGGAGTCTTCGCAGATGCTGGCCCTGAAAACTTCCCGGCATTGCCTACCCAGTGCCTTTTCTTTCGGGATGCCCGTTATGCTCTCCGCTGCGCGGTTAAAGGATGTGATCTTCCATTCAGAATCAACGGTGAAAACACCGTCCGTAATGCTGTCAAGAATGATCTGCGTCTGGCTTTCTTTATCTTTATCTTTATTCATTTCATAATCGATGGATCATTTTATTGATCTCTTCCATGTCTGCCGCTGAGTCCTTATAATTGTTCGTCCCTGTCCTCCTTTACCACCAAATTGCCGGGAATTGCCACCGTTTCTTTCCCTTTCCCAGGTTGAAAGAATTCGCACGGATAGCTTTTATCCGGCCTTTGTGCCAGCGATAATCACCCTTTTCAGGCTAATGGGCCTTGACAGGTTCAGTATTACTAAGTAATACTGAACCAGGTTTTCAGGAGTGCAATCATGAAAAAAAAAGAAGGAATTATCACGTTCAAGGTCAATGAGGATCTTTTAGAAATTATCAAGAGTATACCCAATCGTTCGGAGTTCATCAGGGCCGCGATCATGACGGCCCTTGAAAATGTCTGTCCCCTCTGTAGCGGGACCGGAATGCTGACACCGAAGCAGAAAGAACATTGGGATATATTTGCGGAGCACCACGCGGTAAAAAAATGTGAAGACTGTCAGGAACTGTTTATCGAGTGCACGAGAGTCGAAAATAAATAACGTTCCCCCGACTACGCCGCCGTGCCACTTGAACGGAGAACAATTTTATGGAGCTGACTCTGAAAGGAGAATCGTCATATGAAAAAGTCCTTTGTAGCTTACATGGTTCTGGTTCTCATGCTTGTTTTCCCGCCGTTGGCCCGGGGGGAGATGGGAAAAACCAAGGTCCCCGTATTTGTGAGCATTGTTCCCCAGGCTTATTTCCTTGAGCGAATAGGCGGAAAGCATGTGGATGTGAATGTCCTCATCGGTAAAGGGCAGTCCCCTCACAGTTACGAGCCGACACCCAAACAGATGGCGAAGCTTGCCGCGGCAAAGGCCTATTTTTGCATCGGCGTGACCAGCGAAAAAGGGATACTAAGAAAAATCAGGCAGTCCCACCGGAACCTTCTCATTGTGGAAACGCAGAGGGGGATCGTTTACCGCTATCTTGACGGCCATGATCACGATCACGGTGAAATGCATGGGAAAAGGCATTCGGCGGTGGGGGAAAAAGAGCCGGATCCCCATATCTGGATGGATCCTAAACTTGTAAAGATCCAGGCCCGGAATATCCAGGCCGCCCTGGAGCGCCTGGACCCTGCACACAAGGGGGAATATTCGGAAAATCTGAGAGTCTTTCAGCAGGACCTTGACCGGGTAAATGGAAGAATTGCCCGTTCCCTTGCCCCATTCAGGGGCAGCAGCATGTATGTCTTTCATCCC
Protein-coding sequences here:
- a CDS encoding cytoplasmic protein, translated to MAKHSHEFVETYDGFVGYGLDRQTDEHTVHLYLQKFSDDSLMNTILKRMTDEDLAEVFDTASKMLKKYLTEPEYHQLFLKDDKG
- a CDS encoding NifB/NifX family molybdenum-iron cluster-binding protein — translated: MKSALPVCGQDIALVFDDADFLLLIEAGETGSLREERLRCSGNSMIDRANQLRSLDVDLLICGAISCPLQRMIEAQGIDVIPFVRGKATEVFDAYCRNRLEDQRFLMPGRRTLSNGRLCRGQQKRRRARGDEKA
- a CDS encoding nucleotide-binding protein, producing MKIAVAGGRGGTGKTTLAINFAQALAKGGHEVTLLDCDVEEPNIRLFLPSEIESVSSVEISFPDVTREKCTGCRVCAEVCEYQAIAVLGNKVFIFPELCQACGACAWFCPQKAIREIPREIGKIQMGRKGRIRLIGGRLNEGEVLSPVIIKRVKERGLDGSIAVIDAPSGASWPVMAAVRDTDGVLLVTEPTPFGLHDLKPAVEMLRRLELPCAVAINRSTLGEKDLWRYCLSEQLPIVLEIPDDRRIAEACSQGKTLLEAFPEYREIFLQGWQNLQETFGVS
- a CDS encoding ATP-binding protein, translated to MAVVSGRGGAGKTSIVASFALLAKRKVLVDCDVEAANLHLILTPTVEHEEDFCAGGKARIRPERCTACGFCMRLCRFGAIFFKEEMGKTPGMAKPVIRRLLCNGCKLCVRICPEEAIDFEPHVESRMLVSKTDYGPMVHARLGMDLKNAGQLVAAVRKKARSVAAEKGLDQVIIDGSSGFGLAVSQSITGTDLVLAVFEPNVSGEQDFLRLAELTAHFRIPLMVCVNKWDLNKEMTEKIEDLTIERNARPLGRVRYDRNVANAMIAGKSVVEFARGGAADDIRKLWEKISES
- a CDS encoding Mrp/NBP35 family ATP-binding protein; amino-acid sequence: MGSCDSCNSGNSGNSPECGGCSTEGGQTDISKANLSDDEKVKINMQRIAHKILVLSGKGGVGKSTVAVNLATALALQGRRVGLLDVDFHGPSIPTLLHLEGKRPEATENGLLPITIEGGMKVMSIGFLLQRPDDAVIWRGPLKIGAIKQLLGDVAWGDLDYLVIDFPPGTGDEPLTVAQTIPEADGAVVVTTPQDVSTIDVSKSVTFCRQLNIPVLGVVENMSGLICPHCSKLIDLFKQGGGEEMAKRMGVPFLGRIPLDPQIVQSSDEGRPFVYHHSNTEAAAAFQGIVEPLLDLR
- a CDS encoding MBL fold metallo-hydrolase, translated to MQIRIVATGSTPQERREGRWGLSLLLGESVLLDTFGMADLFWDNLCKVRGDVSRIRHVVLSHEHWDHIEGLEKLAEKNSTVTVYICPHTEASVKAWIRGFGMPVVEVDDWLEIEKGVFISGEIAGTWSGNPLWEQIVVIQEQPWLSVLTGCAHPGLFPILQRVQNRFADPITLLMGGFHLMNSTEEGIAAAVTALRMFGVQRIAPTHCTGEPAVSILRETFGNRFVPVEEGGLINSREKIQE
- a CDS encoding pyruvoyl-dependent arginine decarboxylase — encoded protein: MFLPNKIFFTKGVGNHRAELHSFELALRDAGIEKCNLVQVSSIMPPGCRIISRAEGLRLLKPGSITYCVMSRCASNEPRRLLAASVGCAIPADKTTYGYISEHHAFGQTEKQAGEYAEDLAAAMLASTLGIDFNIEESWDEKKEIFKISGKIVGTRNVTQSSIVKSTDYTTVLAAAVFVFS
- a CDS encoding putative Se/S carrier-like protein, producing the protein MTIFSMIGVALAMTLVALLWFGLHYCLNSLMKDPDGIAKVTGSCGDTMEIALKFNGPRVEDVHCWTDGCAISKMCVETVGMLARGKNVAELEKIDTSAILERVGNLPDTHMHCAVLAETTLHKAVSVYKLKNPVIASCETGCRKEYALDNGLHHEVGASPAEKLNYVVYLFPSSNYVMKAERILKEFGIDHKIIPVPRHLSSNCGVCLRIPQDQQQRVSETLREKVSWEQMAVL
- the nifU gene encoding Fe-S cluster assembly protein NifU, translated to MWEYTDKVMEHFWNPRNVGEVENPDGLGEVGSIACGDALRLTFKVDENKRITEAKFKSFGCASAIAAASALTEMLKGLTVEDAEKITNQDIAASLGGLPKQKMHCSVLGEQVLEKAIAYYRGNPADNKEEMICECFGVTELEIQKALKENNLTTVEEVTNYTKAGGGCGSCHERIQGIIDWVRSAARKPREPKLITIRNILMVEKSGKENIEKNQAGTLPG